CATCCGCGATCCGGAGAAGTACGGGGTCCTGATCGGAAAAGTAAACACAACCGCCAAGCAATTTATTGTTGAGTTACTTGATGAGGAGTTCAAACCAATTGATAAACAAATAAACAACCCGAACTACCGTTTCGTTAATATCAAACCGGGCCGTTACCGACTTCGGGTTATTATTGACGAGAACGGAAACGGGCGGTGGGACAGTGGTAATCCCCTGGAAAACCGTATGCCCGAACCCATCTACTTCTTCACTAGGAACAAAGGAATCATTCTAATAAAAGCCAACTTCGATATCAACGAAGACATTGATGCATTCTGAAAAGGTCAATGTAAAATTAAAAAAACACAAATAAACGGTGGAAAAGTCAGTGGACAACTGCGAGCCCAATGTGGAAAAAATGTGAAGAGGTAGAAAAGGGGCTGTGGAAAATCCAGTTTCCTATGTTGATAAGTTTCCCCGGGAGTGTGGATAGGGGATAACTTCTCGCTTCTCCACAAATTATTCCTCAACTAATCAACACGTGGAAATGTTTACACTGTATCTTGTGGAAATGTGCTTAAGTACCGTTACGCTAGTAACCCCTAAATGTGGATAAGTAGAATTCGGATTGAAAGTCAATCATTTACGTGTGGATAATTTTATAAGTGGTGTGGATAACTCAAAATTCTTATCCACAAATAAATCAGACCGATGTGTATAAATAACTTGTCCACATATCCACAGGGAACAACCTTTAAAATCCTTTTATTAAACATTTAATAAAAAAAGAAAATGAAGAAGGTAGTGGGTCTATGGTTCATGCTGTGCTTTGTTGGCTTACTGAATGGATTTGCTCAGGAAGGGCAGGACCTGGCCGATGAGTATTTCAAAAAGGGGGAAACCGAAAAAGCGTATACGATATACCAGAAGTTAATAAAGCCGGGCGCGAACAAACAGGTGATGAACCGCTATGTGGAAAGCGCCGTCAAACTGGATAAGATCAGTGAAGCCGAAAAGGTTATTCGGCGATTAGTGAAGTTGGATGATAAGAATCCGTACGTTTTCCTGCAGGCCGGTATTCTGGAGGAAAGCCGGAAGGACTCGGCTAAAGCAGAAGTTTACTTTAACAAAGCTATGGCCGTTGCTAGCGGTAATGTTAACGGGTTGGCCGAATTAGCGCAGGACTTTTCGGAGCGAAATAAGCAGGCATGGTCGGTTAAAATTTTGAAGAAGGCGCGCGAACAGAGTAAAGATCCGGTGGCCTACGCCGGCGAACTGGCCCGCTTGTACGGAGCCCTCGGTCAGAAGGAAAACATGGTCGATGAGTTGTTGCAGTGGGGATTGATACCGGGAAACCGGGATAATGTGCAGGCCATCCTGCAGGACAACTTGAAGGAGAATGATCAGAAGATGCTGGAAACCGTTCTCTACAAGAAAGTGCAGGAAAACCCGAACGAAATGTTCTACACGGAAATGCTCGTTTGGTATCTGACCCAGAAGAAAGAGTTTTACAAAGCTTTCATTCAGGAACGCGCCCTCGACAAGCGCCTAAAATTGACCGGTGTGCGCGTTTATGATCTGGGTGCGGTTGCACTCCAGAATAAGGATTATAAGAACGCAGCGGCCATGTTTGAGTACGTAGCGAAGGAATATCCCCAGGGGCAGCTCTATCCGTTTGCCCGACGCCTGGTAATTAAGGCCCGGGAAGAGCAGGTTAAGAACACATATCCCGTCGATAACCTCGAAATCCGGAAGCTCATCGCCGACTACCAGAAGATGTTTCAGGAATTGGGCAAAAACAACCGGACACTCGAAGCCCTGCGGAGCACAGCCAACCTCTACGCCTTTTACCTGGACGAGAAAGATACGGCCATAACCATTCTTCAATTGGCTACGGAAATTGGTAAAAACGAAAAAGCCTTCATTGACCGCTGTAAGCTGGATATGGGGGATATCTATCTGCTCAAAGGAGAGCCGTGGGAAGCTACGTTGCTGTATTCACAGGTCGAAAAGTCTCAGAAAGAAGATTTGCTGGGTTATGAAGCAAAGCTCCGGAACGCCCGGCTGCATTACTACAAGGGCGATTTTGAATTGTCGAAAGAAGTACTGGACATTTTGAAACAAGCCACCAGTCGTGAAATTGCCAACGACGCCGGAGCGCTCAGTCTACTCATCATGGACAACACGGGGATGGACAGTTCCGAAACAGCGATGAAGGAGTTTGCTTCCATTGAACTCATGCTCTTCCAGAACAAGGTCGATTCGGCGGCACTGGCGCTTAACGAATTGTACACGAAGTACAAAGATCATAGCCTGGCTGATAACATTCTGTGGCTACGGGCCAATACGTTGTTGAAACAAAACAAAACGGACGAAGCGCTCCAGGATCTGGAAAAAATATCGGCCAATTACGGGGAAGACGTGTTGGGCGATGATGCTTTATTCCTGACGGCAAAGACGTACGAGGAAAACAAGAAAGACAAAACCAAAGCTATGGAACTCTATAACCAGCTTTTGCAGAAGTATCCGGGCAGTATCTTCGGGGCCGAAGCCCGAAAACGATTCCGATCTTTACGGGGAGATGTTATCAACTAATAAAAAAGACCCGCCGGACGGCGGGTCTTTTTTATTTCAGGCGGTTTGCAGAAGCATATCTTTAAATTCCGCAAAATCAGCCTTCATTTTTATACTTTGCTTCGGACGGTTCATTAATTCTTCCAAAGACGCCGGGATATCCACAGGCGTGTGGATAACTGACTCCACCAGTTCTTTAAACTTAGCCGGATGAGCCGTTGCCAAGGATATTCCACAGACATCTTTGTGGATATGTTGATAACTCTTCAACCCAAGGTAACCAACCGCCGTGTGGGGACACGTGACGTAGTTAAACTGTTGATAAACATCAGCCATAGCCTGTTTGGTCTGCTCATCATCAAAGTAATAGCCAGACAACATTTGTTTCAGTGTATCGAAGTCGTCGTTGAACAAATGAGTCAACCGCACAAAGTTGCTGGGGCTGCCCACATCCATGGCGTTGGAAATCGTTTCCACCGACGGTTTAGGCGCGTAAGCACCGGTTTCGAGGTACCTTGGTACCACGTGGTTCAAGTTCGTTGAAGCAATAAATTGATGGATTGGTAACCCCATTTTGTAAGCCAGTGTCCCCGCACTCAGGTTACCAAAATTGCCGCTGGGTGTTGAAAAAACGACGGGTTTTCCAAAGTGCTTTACCTGACCATAGGCCCGAACGTAGTAAAAGCTCTGAGGAATCAGTCGGAAGATATTGATGGAGTTAGCCGATGCCAAACTGAACTGCTGATTCAATTCAACATCCGTAAAAGCCGTTTTGACGAGTGCCTGACAGTCATCGAAAGTCCCATCGACTTCAAGAGCCGTGATGTTTTGACCCAGCGTAGTAAGTTGTTTCTCCTGTAACTCACTGACCCGGCCAGTCGGATACAGAATTGTTACTTTAATACCCGGAACGCCCAGAAAGCCCATGGCAACGGCTCCCCCGGTATCGCCCGAGGTCGCCACCAGGATATGAACTTCCCGATTGGACTGTTCCAGAAAATAACCCATCATAGCCGCCATGTAGCGCGCTCCCACGTCTTTAAAGGCCAGCGAAGGGCCATGAAATAATTCCAGAACGTGGGACTTGCCTTTTTCCAGAGCAACCACCGGCGTATCGAACGGAAAAGCCCGGTGTACGAGTTCTTCCAGTCTGTTAGCCGGGATAGCGTCTTTAAAAAGCGCAGAGCTCATCTGAAAACCAATATCAGCCAGGCTGTCGTCCGCGATTGAATTGAAAAAATCCGCACCCATAGAAGGGATGGTTTCCGGCATGTAAAGACCCCGATCGGCAGGCAGGCTCCGGAGCAACGCTTCTTCCATCGACACCCGGATAGAAGGGTTATTGGTACTGTAAAACTTCATAGTCAGTAGCTGAAAAAATTGCCGCAAGTTACAAAACCACAAACCGTTAACCGAACAAAAACCGTTACAATTGACAAAAACTGTTCTGGAAGTTGGTGGGAACCTAAATTGGTTGGTTTCAATTATCTAATTTTGCAGGTTTCACAAATCAACAAACAAATGTCAGTAGGCTTTTTTCAGGTACCATTCCCACAAAATGAGCCGGTCAAAGAATACCGTCCCGGTTCTGACGAGCGCGCTAAATTGAAAGCTGCGCTGGCCGAAGCTTCTTCAAAAACAATTGATATACCGATGTATATCGGTGCCGAAGAAGTTCGAACCGATGTGCAGAAGGCTCTGGTTGCTCCGCATAATCGTCATCAAACTTTAGCGCATTATCACGAGGGGGACGATTCGCACGTTGAGCAGGCCATAACCGCTGCGCTGAATGCTAAAGAAGAATGGGCAAACTTGGCCTGGGAACATCGAGCCAGTATATTCCTGAAAGCCGCCGAGCTTTTGGCTGGACCGTACCGCTACAAGATCAATGCGGCAACGATGCTAGGGCAGTCAAAAAATGCATATCAGGCCGAAATTGATTCGGCTTGTGAGCTGATTGATTTCCTGCGGTTCAACGTCCATTACATGACGGAAATCTACAGCCAGCAACCCCGCTCATCGGCGGGCGTCTGGAACCGTCAGGAATACCGGCCGCTAGAGGGTTTTGTTTTTGCATTAACGCCGTTCAATTTCACGGCGATTGCCGGAAACCTACCCACTGCGCCGGCCATGATGGGAAATACGGTCGTGTGGAAACCGGCCATTCAGCAAATCTATTCAGCCAAAGTTATTATGGATGTGCTGAAAGAAGCGGGGTTACCAGATGGGGTGATCAACCTGATATATGTAGACGGTCCAGTAGCCGGAGAAGTCATATTCAAACACCCGGATTTTGCGGGAATTCACTTTACAGGCAGTACCGGAGTTTTTCAACAGATTTGGAAGACAATTGGGGAAAACGTCAATCTGTATAAGTCATACCCCCGTATTGTGGGAGAAACGGGCGGTAAAGACTTTGTCTTGGTTCACGAGTCGGCCGATCCGAAAGCCGTTGCGACCGCGCTGGTTCGAGGAGCTTTCGAGTATCAGGGGCAAAAGTGTTCGGCGGCTTCACGGGCGTACATCCCAAGCTCACTTTGGGATCAGGTTCGCGATTACGTATTGGCGGATTTGCAGACCATCAAAATGGGAAGCGTTGAAAACTTTGGGAATTTCGTTAATGCCGTCATAGACGAACGGGCCTTTGACAAAATCACTGAATACATTACCAACGCGAAAAATGATCCGGCGGTTGAGGTAGTTGCCGGGGGAAACTTTGACAAAAAAGACGGTTTCTACGTCGAACCGACGGTACTGCTTTCTTCCGATCCCGTATCGGTCACCATGTGTGAAGAGATTTTCGGCCCGGTTCTAACGGTGTATCTGTATCATCCTGAAAACTTCGAACAGACCATCACACTAGTTGATCAGACGTCGCCTTACGCCTTGACGGGAGCGGTTTTCGCCAAAGACCGGTACGTAATTGAACTTATTGCCAAAAAGCTGTCGGACGCAGCTGGTAATTTCTACATCAACGACAAGCCAACGGGAGCCGTTGTGGGGCAACAACCTTTCGGCGGTTCGCGGGCATCAGGTACCAACGACAAGGCAGGCTCATCATTGAACCTGTTGCGATGGGTGTCAGCCCGGGCAATTAAAGAGACATTATCACCACCAACAGACTTTCGGTATCCATTTATGGACGCTGAATAAGGTATAAACTGATCAAAAAAAAGATTGAATTGCATTCGATAAAGAACTTTAAAATAAAGTAAGTTTTTTTGAAAAAGGACTTGCGTTAAGTAAAACAAGCTGCTACCTTTGCAGTCCCAATTCAGTGATACGGTTGAGCAAACGATGTTCAACCGCAGTTTTCCAGACGAGGAAGACACGTTCTTTGACAAGTTGACCAAATAAGTAAGAGGTAAAGATTCTGCATAACAGTGAATGTTATAGTAGTTATTTACAATGGAGAGTTTGATCCTGGCTCAGGATGAACGCTAGCGGCAGGCCTAATACATGCAAGTCGAACGGATGACCTTCGGGTCATTAGTGGCGCACGGGTGCGTAACGCGTAAGCAACCTACCTACTACTGGGGGATAGCCCTGGGAAACCGGGAGTAAACCCGCATGGTATCACTGACCTTCCTGGGTTGATGATTAAAGATTTATTGGTAGTAGATGGGCTTGCGTTGGATTAGCTAGATGGCGGGGTAACGGCCCACCATGGCGATGATCCATAGGGGCTCTGAGAGGAGCGGCCCCCACACTGGCACTGAGACACGGGCCAGACTCCTACGGGAGGCAGCAGTAGGGAATATTGGGCAATGGACGAAAGTCTGACCCAGCCATGCCGCGTGCAGGATGAAGGCGCTCAGCGTTGTAAACTGCTTTTGATAGGGAAGAACGGCCTTCTTGCGAGAAGGTGTGACGGTACCTACAGAATAAGCACCGGCTAACTCCGTGCCAGCAGCCGCGGTAATACGGAGGGTGCAAGCGTTGTCCGGATTTATTGGGTTTAAAGGGTGCGTAGGTGGCTTTTTAAGTCTGACCTGAAAGTGGGCCGCTTAACGGCACAGGGTGGTTGGATACTGAAGAGCTTGAAGAGGGTGGAGGCCGCCGGAACGGATCGTGTAGCGGTGAAATGCATAGAGATGATCCAGAACCCCGATTGCGTAGGCAGGCGGCTACGCCCCACTTGACACTGAGGCACGAGAGCATGGGGAGCAAACAGGATTAGATACCCTGGTAGTCCATGCCGTAAACGATGATAACTCGCTGTTGGCCCTTTGGGGTCAGTGGCTTAGCGAAAGCGGTAAGTTATCCACCTGGGGAGTACGCCGGCAACGGTGAAACTCAAAGGAATTGACGGGGGTCCGCACAAGCGGTGGAGCATGTGGTTTAATTCGATGATACGCGAGGAACCTTACCTGGGCTAGAATGTGCGTGAATGATTCAGAGATGGATCAGCCTAGCAATAGGCACAAAACAAGGTGCTGCATGGCTGTCGTCAGCTCGTGCCGTGAGGTGTTGGGTTAAGTCCCGCAACGAGCGCAACCCCTGATTGTAGTTGCCAGCACGTAATGGTGGGGACTCTACAGTGACTGCCTTCGCAAGAAGAGAGGAAGGAGGGGACGACGTCAAGTCATCATGGCCCTTACGCCCAGGGCGACACACGTGCTACAATGGTGCCCACAGCGGGTAGCGAGGTGGTAACACTGAGCCAATCTTGAAAAAGGCATCACAGTTCGGATTGGGGTCTGCAACCCGACCCCATGAAGCTGGAATCGCTAGTAATCGCGCATCAGCCATGGCGCGGTGAATACGTTCCCGGACCTTGTACACACCGCCCGTCAAGCCATGGAAGTCGGGGGGACCTGAAGCTCGGCGTCATACACCGGGTCAGGGTAAACCCGGTAACTGGGGCTAAGTCGTAACAAGGTAGCCGTACCGGAAGGTGCGGCTGGAACACCTCCTTTCTGGAGCAGATCATACGCTCTTACTTATTGGTCAATTGTTAAAGTACGGGCTTGTAGCTCAGGTGGTTAGAGCGCTACACTGATAATGTAGAGGTCCGTGGTTCGAGTCCACGCAGGCCCACAAGTAAATACCAAGGGGGATTAGCTCAGCTGGCTAGAGCACCTGCTTTGCAAGCAGGGGGTCAACGGTTCGAATCCGTTATTCTCCACGTTATAGACAACGGTCTATATCAAGTTCTTTGAGAGAAGGGATTCACAAGATAAGCAAGATTTGTACGGCAATGTTAGCTACGGCTAACGAAGGGCGTCTGGGGGATGCCTAGGCTCTGATTGGCGAGGAAGGACGCGGACAGCAGCGATAACGACGGGGAGGAGCACACATCCTTTGATCCGTTGGTTTCCGAATGGGGCAACCCGGTGCGGTGAAGCCGCATCATCTCTGTAAAGAGAAGCAAACAAGGGGAACTGAAACATCTAAGTACCCTTAGGAAGAGAAAACAAAAGTGATACCCTGAGTAGTGGCGAGCGAAAGGGGCATAGCCCAAACCGTTGTGGTTACGGCCACGGCGGGGTTGTAGGACCGACCATCAAACCGATTGATCAACCGGAAGACTCTGGGAAGGGTTTCCATAGAGGGTGACAGACCCGTACGGGTAACGTCGATCGGTGGGGTTGGGATCCTGAGTAGGGGGGGCCGGAGGAACCCCCTCTGAAGCTGGCAGCACCATCTGCCAAGGCTAAATACACATCAGAGACCGATAGCGCAGCAGTACCGTGAGGGAAAGGTGAAAAGTACCGCAAGCAGCGGGGTGAAATAGAACCTGAAACCAGACGCCTACAAACGGTTGGAGCCCTTTAGTGGGGTGACAGCGTGCCTTTTGCATAATGAGCCTACGAGTTACCGTCACTGGCCAGGTTAACCCTTTTGAGGGGGGGAGCCGAAGCGAAAGCGAGTCTGAATAGGGCGACGCAGTCAGTGGGGGTAGACGCGAAACCGGGTGATCTACCCGTGGCCAGGTTGAAGTGGCAGTAACATGTCATGGAGGACCGCACCAGTAAACGTTGAAAAGTTTTTGGATGAGCTGCGGGTAGGGGTGAAAGGCCAATCAAACTCGGAAATAGCTCGTACTCTCCGAAATGTTTTTAGGAACAGCCTTGCATGTCAATTTCTCAGGAGGTAGAGCTACCGATAGGACTAGGGGGAGTCACATCCTACCAACTTCTGACGAACTCCGAATGCCTGAGAAGTGATGCGGGAGTGAGGGGTCGGGTGCTAAGGTCCGACTCCGAGAGGGGAACAACCCAGACCACCGGCTAAAGTCCCCAAGTGGTTGCTCAGTTGAACAAAGGAGGTCCGGTTGCCGAGACAGCCAGGAGGTTAGCTTGGAAGCAGCTATTCCTTTAAAGAGTGCGTAACAGCTCACTGGTCGAGCGAGGCGGGCATCGATAATAAACGGGCATCAAGCAACCCACTGAAGCCGTGGACACAAGCTTTGGCTTGTTGTGGTAGGAGAGCATTCTAAGGGGGGTGAAGGTGAAGCGCGAGCTTTGCTGGACTGCTTAGAAAAGCAAATGTAGGCATAAGTAACGACAATGCGGGTGAGAACCCCGCACACCGAAAGACTAAGGATTCCACCGCGATGGCAATCAACGGTGGGTGAGTCGGCTCCTAAGGGGAAGGCGAAGGCCGCACCTGAGGGTAAACGGGTTAATATTCCCGTACTGGCTGTATGAGAGAAGCGGGGACGGAGTACTGAACGGATCGCGCCCTGCGGGAATAGGGCGTTGAAGGCTATAAGCTAGTGGTTCCATTGGCAAATCCGTGGAACTAGGTGGAGGCCGATAGTACCTTGGCACCTTCGGGTGCCGGGGATAGTGTCCGGGAAGGGCTTCCAAGAAAAGCCGCTATCGCTAATCACACAGCTAACCGTACCGCAAACCGACACAGGTAGTTGAGATGAATAATCTAAGGTGCTCGAGTGAGTCATGGCTAAGGAACTCGGCCAATTTACCCTGTAACTTCGGGAGAAGGGGGGCCTACCCAGCGATGGGAGGCTGCAGAGAAAAGGCCCAGGCGACTGTTTACCAAAAACACAGGACTCTGCGAAATCGAGAGATTCAGTATAGGGTCTGACACCTGCCCGGTGCTGGAAGGTTAAGGGGGGGCGTTAGTCGCAAGGCGAAGCGCTGAACTGAAGCCCCAGTAAACGGCGGCCGTAACTATAACGGTCCTAAGGTAGCGAAATTCCTTGTCGGGTAAGTTCCGACCTGCACGAATGGTGTAACGATCTGGGCACTGTCTCAGCCATGAGCTCGGTGAAATTGTAGTTCCGGTGAAGATGCCGGATACCCGCCACGGGACGGAAAGACCCCGTGCACCTTTACTACAGCTTATCATGGACGCTGGCACAAGCATGTGTAGGATAGGTGGGAGGCTATGAGCCGGTGTCGCTAGGCATCGGGGAGCCAACGTTGAAATACCACCCTTGCGTGTGTTGGCGTCTAACCTGACAAAGTCAGGGACCGTGGTTGGCGGGTAGTTTGACTGGGGTGGTCGCCTCCGAAAGGGTAACGGAGGCTTCCAAAGGTTCGCTCAGGCCGGTTGGTAACCGGCTGTGGAGTGCAATAGCAGAAGCGAGCTTGACAGTGAGGCAGACAAGCCGAGCTGGTGCGAAAGCAGGGTATAGTGATCCGGTGGTTCCGCATGGGTGGGCCATCGCTCAAAGGATAAAAGGTACGCCGGGGATAACAGGCTGATCTCCCCCAAGAGCTCACATCGACGGGGAGGTTTGGCACCTCGATGTCGGCTCGTCACATCCTGGGGCTGGAGAAGGTCCCAAGGGTTCGGCTGTTCGCCGATTAAAGTGGCACGCGAGCTGGGTTCAGAACGTCGTGAGACAGTTCGGTCCCTATCTGTGGTGGGCGTTAGAAGATTGACGGGGGCTGCCCTTAGTACGAGAGGACCGGGGTGGACTCACCGCTGGTGAACCGGTTATTGTGCCCACGGTACGGCCGGGTAGCTACGTGGGGTTTGGATAAGCGCTGAAAGCATCTAAGTGCGAAGCCGGCCCGGAGATGAGTCTTCTATTGAAGGACGTTAGAGACGATGACGTTGATAGGCGGCAGGTGCAGGACGGGAGACCGTTACAGCCGAGCCGTACTAATGACCTGAGGGCCGAAGCGTTGACATTGTTGGTGGGAGTCTGGTGATTGTGAATCTCTTTCTTCTTAAAGAAGCTTAAAAAAGAACCATCCACGGTAGGTGTGTCCGTTGAGGCACAGCACCGCACGAGCTGGGATGGTGGCAAGGGTGCGGGGGAACACCTCTTCCCATACCGAACAGAGCCGTTAAGCCCCGTTACGCCGATGGTACTGGAGTCACTTCCGGGAGAGTAGGTTGCCGCCACCACAGATTATCCGTCCCCATTTCAGCAATGAGATGGGGACAAATTTTTTCTTTTTGATTGCAAGTTTCTATATTTGCGCCATAATCGGGGTGTAGCGCAGCCCGGTAGCGCGCTACGTTCGGGACGTAGAGGTCGTGGGTTCGAATCCCGCCACCCCGACATAATTCTTAACTTGGTTACAAACATGATTTTTGAAGTTATTTCTTCTAATCTTTGGTGGTGGCGTTCTTCTTCAAACGGAGTTGAACAGACCGCGTATGCTTTGTAGCCTTATCCAACTGGTTTTCAAAAGCCCACTGTTCAACACAGTGGGCTTTTTTTGTTTCTAACCAATTCACCTTTATGGACACTCAAGTTCAAGAACAGCAATCACCTTTCAAAGTCGCTAGCTCGTATCGCAAAATGCTTGCTGACACGTTGACACCCGTGAGTATTTATTTACGATTACGGGATAAGTTTGTGAACAGCATTCTATTGGAAAGCTCAGACTATCACGGGAATGACAATAGTTATTCGTATATCTGTTTTGATCCTGTAGCTAAATTTG
This Larkinella insperata DNA region includes the following protein-coding sequences:
- a CDS encoding tetratricopeptide repeat protein is translated as MKKVVGLWFMLCFVGLLNGFAQEGQDLADEYFKKGETEKAYTIYQKLIKPGANKQVMNRYVESAVKLDKISEAEKVIRRLVKLDDKNPYVFLQAGILEESRKDSAKAEVYFNKAMAVASGNVNGLAELAQDFSERNKQAWSVKILKKAREQSKDPVAYAGELARLYGALGQKENMVDELLQWGLIPGNRDNVQAILQDNLKENDQKMLETVLYKKVQENPNEMFYTEMLVWYLTQKKEFYKAFIQERALDKRLKLTGVRVYDLGAVALQNKDYKNAAAMFEYVAKEYPQGQLYPFARRLVIKAREEQVKNTYPVDNLEIRKLIADYQKMFQELGKNNRTLEALRSTANLYAFYLDEKDTAITILQLATEIGKNEKAFIDRCKLDMGDIYLLKGEPWEATLLYSQVEKSQKEDLLGYEAKLRNARLHYYKGDFELSKEVLDILKQATSREIANDAGALSLLIMDNTGMDSSETAMKEFASIELMLFQNKVDSAALALNELYTKYKDHSLADNILWLRANTLLKQNKTDEALQDLEKISANYGEDVLGDDALFLTAKTYEENKKDKTKAMELYNQLLQKYPGSIFGAEARKRFRSLRGDVIN
- the thrC gene encoding threonine synthase, producing the protein MKFYSTNNPSIRVSMEEALLRSLPADRGLYMPETIPSMGADFFNSIADDSLADIGFQMSSALFKDAIPANRLEELVHRAFPFDTPVVALEKGKSHVLELFHGPSLAFKDVGARYMAAMMGYFLEQSNREVHILVATSGDTGGAVAMGFLGVPGIKVTILYPTGRVSELQEKQLTTLGQNITALEVDGTFDDCQALVKTAFTDVELNQQFSLASANSINIFRLIPQSFYYVRAYGQVKHFGKPVVFSTPSGNFGNLSAGTLAYKMGLPIHQFIASTNLNHVVPRYLETGAYAPKPSVETISNAMDVGSPSNFVRLTHLFNDDFDTLKQMLSGYYFDDEQTKQAMADVYQQFNYVTCPHTAVGYLGLKSYQHIHKDVCGISLATAHPAKFKELVESVIHTPVDIPASLEELMNRPKQSIKMKADFAEFKDMLLQTA
- the pruA gene encoding L-glutamate gamma-semialdehyde dehydrogenase — translated: MSVGFFQVPFPQNEPVKEYRPGSDERAKLKAALAEASSKTIDIPMYIGAEEVRTDVQKALVAPHNRHQTLAHYHEGDDSHVEQAITAALNAKEEWANLAWEHRASIFLKAAELLAGPYRYKINAATMLGQSKNAYQAEIDSACELIDFLRFNVHYMTEIYSQQPRSSAGVWNRQEYRPLEGFVFALTPFNFTAIAGNLPTAPAMMGNTVVWKPAIQQIYSAKVIMDVLKEAGLPDGVINLIYVDGPVAGEVIFKHPDFAGIHFTGSTGVFQQIWKTIGENVNLYKSYPRIVGETGGKDFVLVHESADPKAVATALVRGAFEYQGQKCSAASRAYIPSSLWDQVRDYVLADLQTIKMGSVENFGNFVNAVIDERAFDKITEYITNAKNDPAVEVVAGGNFDKKDGFYVEPTVLLSSDPVSVTMCEEIFGPVLTVYLYHPENFEQTITLVDQTSPYALTGAVFAKDRYVIELIAKKLSDAAGNFYINDKPTGAVVGQQPFGGSRASGTNDKAGSSLNLLRWVSARAIKETLSPPTDFRYPFMDAE